A stretch of DNA from Tsuneonella amylolytica:
CTACGACATCGACTTCCACGAAGAACTGCCCTGGCTGTTTCCGCATACGGATGCGAAGAGCTGGTTCGAAGGCGACGAGGCGGGCCGCAAGGAGGCCGCGGCTCGCAACTCGGCGCTTCAGGGCGCCTACCTGATGCTGGCGGCCCGCTCGCTGGGGCTCGATTGCGGGCCGATGTCGGGCGTCGATCTCGACAAGGTGACGGCGGAATTCTTCGCCGACGAACCGCGGGTACGAGCCGACTGGATCTGTTCGGTCGGCTACGGCGACGCATCGACGATCTTCGATCGCAGCCCGCGACCCGAGTTCGGCAAGTTCAACCGCATCGTCTGACTTGAAGCGGCGCCGGTGCTGCGGCATCGGACCCGTACCATGCGCATCCTCGCCATCGACACCGCCAGCGAAGCGTGCTCGGTCGCGCTTGTCGAAAACATGGGCGATGGTCCCTCGACCCTTGTGGGCCGCGACCACCGCGTTCTCGGGCGCGGGCATGCCGAACACCTCGTCCCGATGATCGCCGCCCTGCCCGGTAAAGGGCGGGCCGATGTCGTTCGCGTCTCGCTCGGGCCGGGCAGCTTCACCGGGGTCCGCATCGGCATCGCCGTGGCGCGCGCGCTCGGCATCGCATGGGAGGCCCGCGTCAGCGGGTATCCGACGTTGGCTTTGCTCGCCGCGCAGGCAGAGCAGGCCGTGGGAGAGACGCTGGTCTGCGTGCAGGGCGGCCACGGCGAATGGTTCGTCCAGCCTTTCGGTCCCGGCCTCGAACCCCTCGCCCCTGT
This window harbors:
- a CDS encoding malonic semialdehyde reductase; amino-acid sequence: MTKQFHDQPLDDRALDQVFREARSYNGWLDKDVSETQIEAIYDLLKMAPTSANMHPARFVWAKSADAKEKLAGFASEQNKKKVLTAPVCVIIGYDIDFHEELPWLFPHTDAKSWFEGDEAGRKEAAARNSALQGAYLMLAARSLGLDCGPMSGVDLDKVTAEFFADEPRVRADWICSVGYGDASTIFDRSPRPEFGKFNRIV
- the tsaB gene encoding tRNA (adenosine(37)-N6)-threonylcarbamoyltransferase complex dimerization subunit type 1 TsaB, with amino-acid sequence MRILAIDTASEACSVALVENMGDGPSTLVGRDHRVLGRGHAEHLVPMIAALPGKGRADVVRVSLGPGSFTGVRIGIAVARALGIAWEARVSGYPTLALLAAQAEQAVGETLVCVQGGHGEWFVQPFGPGLEPLAPVASMAPAAAVEAFSQTIVTGSRANDFVALRGFGEAIDALPDAAAAARLPETVMTDALTPIYGRAPDARLPG